The window accaaacagtcAGAGGGCTGCTTGCACTGGTCGTTGCACCTCTACGAAAATACGACTCCTCTTTCACCCACATCTCTGCAAATCTCTGAGCAGGGAAGGAGGCAACCCCTGCTCCATTTACTGCGTCATCACATAGCCTAGGCATGATGTCTTCTCTATTATCACACGAGCACTGACAGCGaatttctgattttattgttgtatgcGATATAGACTATTCTGACATTGCAGCAGtttacttagattttttttaaatagcctaTTTTAACTGAAGCAGCATAAATCACTGTGAGGAGGATAACAATAACTCAGCAGAAGCAGGGATATACAGAAAGGTGagtcagtctgtcagtgtcTCTAAGGGTCCTagtttctatctatctatctaggcTATAGCACGCACAGCCAATGACAATGTGTTTGTAGAGATGTGGTAGGGGCAGATCATATagatataacaataaaagcCAAAAAATAAGTGGTTTTGTAAGTGTCTGATggattgtatatttgtttatcctgttatcaaacaagttgaacacagctttggacagtGGGTACACAGACCCATTAGATCCAGAAGATCCTGTATAACTGCATGCTACACAATGTTACTGCTAACTAAGCCACATTTTTCTAAAGTTGAAGATCATCATCAACAGCAAATggtataataatatatgtaaaatgCAATCAACAAGTCAACAATCTAAAAAGTACAATTATGTTTATCAAAATGTAACAATTCTACCACAGAATATCCTGAAATTATCTCTCTGATGTCATGTGAGGATGTGAATTTATGGCATTTGGCGCCATCTAATGGCTGATGTGTTGCTGTGCTGACACAATGAGACTGTCAGGTGGTTATCAGCTGAGCAGGCTACGTGATGAAAGCTGCTGTTATGTATGGAGGTTGAGGTCGaattaaaaagaggaaatggCATATATTAGTTAATGATAGAAGATGACCCGAGGTCTAAGCAGGAACGCACACCAGCTGCAGTTTGACAGAATTTAAACCACTAAAACTGTTCTTTAAGAAAGAACCTTGTGAGGTTAAGTGGTGAtgatgtggtgtgtgtgtgtgtgtgtgtacctgagaTGGCCATCTGTTGGATCTTGAACTGGATGTTGATGGTGGGGTTCTCGTCAGGTTTGGAGGCCCCGGCTTGCAGACTCATGGTGCCTTTCAGACTGGGAAGCTTCTGGGGGTTGATCTTCCCAACATCCCATGACAACAACTGgccaaaacacacatcacatcaaaaTGCAAATGTGAGATCATTACCAGTTGGGAAAAATGTCACACCTTATATTACACTATGGCATCCTGAATAAAAGCAAGCTCCTACGGGAGATTGGTGTCAGTTTGGAGTCCTGCAGCTTCTGTGTAACAAAGCTTACCTCTAACCATCACTTTTCATTCTTATATTTATGTATTCCTCCCTTCTTTTAggcgcacagacacacacggaCACATTTTTTAAGTACCTTTGTGACTGGGTCAAAGGTGTATGTTCCCTGGGAGGGGTTGAGGTTGGCGTTGAGCACTCCCCGGGGCAGCTGGCTGCTGACCAGGACTGACTCCACAGCCTTGCCCATGGTCTGTTTAGGGCCCAGGGTCAAGTCAAAACGTCCCTGGGAGCTTCCCTCACGGAAGGTGATGTTGTGCTTGACGTACACTGGGATAGCTACCAGGCTAGAGAAGAAGCAGGACAATACACAACCTGAGTCAGAGTCATACAAGCCACTGGACTTAGCTGAGGATGTTTTTCATGATTCTGTTTTCTCCCACAGGAACATCACCACAGAACAAATCTTTCGCACAATACAGATATGTTGGCAACTACTGTACAGAGGACACAATTTAACATAATGAAGGCTGTTTCATCTTTATGTGGCTTTGTCACAGTGTGACATGAACAGAGCTAGAATGAAAAATACTTACTTCTGAGAGCTGACGTGATACGAGAGCAACCGGAAGTTTCCATCAGGGGGGATGAAAGAGAGGATCCGCTCAGCCTCCCAGCGCTTGAACCGAACACACGGGTGGAAGCTGACATCATCCAGCAGCCGTGGATtctgggagagggaggaaaatggaaaatttgGTTGGGGGGTGAGTCAAACAAAATGTGCTTACTCATCATGCCATTGCTCTTTGTGTTACCAGCtctttaaactattttattatatatatatatttattagaGTTATGACActgatagaaaaaaaactttttttgagTTTCTCCATTCAGGTGATATCTGAGCACAGTGGATAAAATTATTTCAATCAAGTCTCATAAACATAATTCTTAAGCTTCTCTATATAAAATGGTTTTGTTAACTCTAGGTTAGAGTTTTGGGTTAGGCTGACTTGTAATCATGTATATACAATTTGCTAATGTTCTGTACTAGATTGATAATGTAGTTCCATTGAGAGCTTAAATCCACAAGATGCTTTAAAGTGTTGAAAAACAGTCTGTAACCTTACCATAAATGACAGAGTGAGGTCGGGCATGCCGGTCAGTTTTACACAGGCATCAATAACTCCTTGGATTTCTGCTGTAATAGTGGAGCCTGAGGAGAACCAACAAGGGTTTCACCAAAATTAATTTTTGAGGTAGATGCTGTTATTTTTGGAGTAAAATTGATATTTTATGCTGACTTTCAATTTCTAACAAAGTCAGACTGCCTATGTCTAAATAATGAGTGCAGACTAAGAACAGTACCTGATTTATCAATGATAGCATCGATCTCCTCCACCACGTCAAAATAGGCTTCATTGTTGGTGTATTTGACTCCAGTGCGTCGCCATGGCACCACTGACAGCTGGCCTGTAGGCAGCTGTTCGCCCACGTTGGTGCTGCCTGGTACAGACATGAGCCAAATGGAATGAGATTTGTCTCTAAAGTATATACACAGTGCATCATATTGACAACAGGCAATGTAAAATTGATAACTCAAGAATACTCTTTCCCAACAAGTGACATTATAATTAACTCATTTTGCATATAAAAGGCTGATGCAAACCTAAAAGCTTGGAACCTCAACACCATAACCACAGCATGGCATGAATAAAAGCATAACtgaaagctggagtgcgggacttttgtctcccccttctggcagtgagagtaaaggggagCGCTCGGCTATGATTGCCtgagtacaaagacgttactaggacgaggggaggacatttctctttgtttgataatgttgaaagtaaagttagacttttctgttggcttcccaactcattttaaaaaagatgagagaaaaagagagggggagagagagagagagctgagagcaccagcgagtgagctagagagtgaatgaagagagggaatAGTGGTAAAGAGAAAgtcggtgaatcagatcaattaaatgttattttgtgattgtttcacagcggttacattcaagagcacaaacacaaccGCACGCTCtacacacctccgctcaaccctgcagTGGTGCACCACaacgcctgatttggtctgaatactgccagacacaggcatgcagcacgCTCTCAAGCACACCCcaaatgacaggcacacagagagagccGGTTAAAACAGATATGTTTTGACGGTCCACCGGCCcaaaaatttattttttgacagtcCACTGATCCACTTTTTGACAGTCCCAGTATGCCGGATGGTCAGTCaaactgttgcagctgtaaaacggtggattAATTAATGTGAGCGTCATACAATCCCCATAAAATGACTCGTttgattatcagaatttgatccatttagtctcataacatttggaaagtctagaagagccacacaatTAACGGCCAGAGCAGGAACGTCACCCccaacatgagatttaaaaactgcaTACTGTGATTTATCTGGCGCTGATAggtttaatcagcattgtgtgaactcgtttggcaagggcttgaatgtaacagacattcatttatatgttaacTGCAGGTTTAATTTGGTAACTGTTCAATCTTTAGTGACTGAAGTGTTAATGGCTCCCCTCATGTTTTACGCACAAATAACCTCGACTGATGTGTCCAACACATTGTGATGGATTGTATCTAATATGATTATCATGGCCTGACAACATTTTCTAAACATCTAATGCCTAATAAATAGCCAAAGTGTCTGATGTATTTTGAAACATGTCAGTGTATTGTACCTGTGATGGTGTTGACCATTGTGCGAAGGATGGTGGGGGGCTTGATGAGCTCTTTAAGGATGTTGGACTCTGTGGCCAGGGGAAAGCCGTTGTCCAGCATTTCCTCCAATAGTTCATAGACCACTACAACATTGTCCTTGATGGCAGCCTCTGTACACACCCCAAAATAGTCCTGATAACAAAGAACACAAGCAGTATAAGCACGTTGTAAATCAGACACAAGTCTCAAAAAGAGGACTGAGAAGGGAACAAGGAAGAAAACCAAGACGAGAACAGAGGATGTACACTCAAACCAGAGACCACAGCATTAACATTTCATCAATCTGACAGTGGGCTGTGAAAATGCAAGGAAGCAAGTATATGAGAAGACATAGGAGGACCTGGAATGTGTCGACGACTCTGTGCAGAAACTCGATGACAAAGAGCGGCGGCACCTCGCTCTGGATGACAGCCACAAAGTAGATGCGGTGCCTGAGCACACTGATAAGGTAGTGGTGTGGCGTGGGGATCACTGGTGGGACGTTCTCCGGCTCGGTGGCACGCTCCTGGGCCTCGAAGAAGTAGTCACACACAGAGCGGCTGACCACACTCTTCCAGTGCTTCTCCAGGAAAATGTCCCCTGAGGCGTTAACTAGGAACAAGCTGTGGATCATTTTGGCTAAAGgcaaaagataaaaagagaaaaccaACGCATTTAAATTTAGAGGTTTTGGATTTTTAATCAACTATAAGAAAGGTTGCTTCAATTCAAATTGTACCTGCACATATGAcataataatatgtaattacTTGAtgtttcaagcaaaaaaacTTGATGcaatcactttttttctgtgttcactGCTATTATGAGACGTAAACAACAATtcattgaatataactgaataTATACTAAATGTTTAGCTTCTAATTACGAATCAAGAATAAAGTAATTACTGACTTGTTGCCTGAATTGTACACAATGTGTGGAAAGTAATAattcaatgaatgaatgaatgaactccAACTCAACTTGGCCTCACCTTTATGAAGTGTTAGAACAAAAAGCCTCCAATAACTCCATACCATGCTACTCTATCTATGTCTACTAGTGGGCTGTTGAACAGACCGCCCCCTCTCCCCTCACATGACACATTTCTTGGTGGATAAAAGACAGTTTCACGCTCTGGATAATTCACAAAGACTGGTCATACAATGTGCATACCTCTGTATTAGAGAATGCGGTTGAACATCTTAACTATGTTTATCTTAATCATGTAGATACAATGTAAATGCgcagttttttaaataatgtgcCAAAgagcaaagcaataattgctgCAGCCTTGTATTTCTTTTCCTCCACAAGTCTATACGTGAAGCTAATGTTCCACATGCTTTCTCAGTCTGAATCCTCCTTGCCCATTAAACACACAGACGCCATTCACAATCAAAAATCTAGTttacaatatgaaataaaacaacaatatgtACAAACATGTGAAGAAATGGCTCCAATGAAACACTCATTATTGTGTGTCTACGTAAATGTGTCAACATAAAACTCATATTTATCTAAGTGGTGTTTGGCCTACACATCATTATTAAAGTCCTCCACTTTAAGATGTTTtcttcctacagttgaatgtttgagcttctctgtgcagaatgatgtatgtgcagagtttgttttcacattcatctgctgaaagtggaaagtttctctgtgctcattgaaaatcaaatTTATAAGTGCTggacctacaagcatgattggtgacatcacatatagtttggaagccaatccaAACTAAAAGTCTAATATTAAACttagtgtgatgtggaaacttgaagcctccagtgcacaaacactgagaatgaactttacagtgaagtaggagacatcttgtgtcctgctgttaaacttttgaaattaaatatatttacatatttatagatactggattttttaatgaggaagaaggaagatATGTAATTTCAAGGGAGATagtttaacttttgtttttgcggaaaaaccatatcagacacaaattattattcaaaggagagtattttatatacaaaatttctggagggaatctttaaatGGTGACGAGGAATAGTTGTGGTGGTGGACATTTGTGCTACTCTGAGCAACAACTCAACAGGCAATATTACTTCAGTCCTCTTTAGCTAACTTGCGGTGGCTGAGAAAGATGACACCGGAATATTCATTAAATATGCGGCAAAGCTATCGAGTTCGGCCTGGATATAACGACTACAACTCAAAGCTACGGGACCCTGCGGAAACTGCAGCTACATATAATTATTACCGTGTTAACACGTTTTATGTTAACCAACTTGCTAGTAGCTAGCTATATCGCATAGCAGTTGAAGGCCTCCATCTCcataaagtgcaataaaaagATGCTACATCAGTCCATCCTGCTGCCTCTCAGTCTCATGACAGAGGAAAAGCCGTGTCACCCGGTGCAGGaatgaaaatacatacaaaataacgatgtttttttcttattaaaacctactttttgtcatatatgaGACAGTTATAAGTTAAAACGGACTCACCGAAGACAAATGTTGCGTTTTCGTCTCGCCTTTTCACCCTTTTTTCCCCAATGAAAGATTAAGCAGCCGTCGCTCCTTCCCGTTAGGTGGATCAGATCCTGATGTGAGAAGGCACAGATGAGTAGAGCCGACCAATCAGAAGCCGAGAAAACAGACAAACCCCGCCTACTCAGTAGAGTCATAGGTTAACAATAGGGAAGCTGGTGCTCGTGACTTCGCTGTGATTGGAGCAGGGAGGCAGAGCTTCAGTAAACACCAGTAAAAACTGTCCGATGATTGGCCTAAGGGGCTAGCTGGTCTGACATTTTGTTTCTAGTATCAGATTTCATCTTGTGGGCTTCCTCTTCattcacagcaaacacacacaggagaggTGATTTATATATGAGAGCAGTCTAATAGCAGTCTAAGCATTCAAAATCAGTTTGCAGCATACAATTCATTAGACTCCTCATTTTGTAATATAACACCaactctactttttttttaaaaaaaaaatctttccaaAATAAGAAATTGTAATTAAATACCACAGGCAAACATGAAGATTGTACAAATATTCAGAGAGAGGCAACCGATACTGTGGATGAATCTGAAGATGTTGGCATCATacttaaatataattaataaaattacATATGTGTAGCATTTTTCTTGTTAGCCACTTTAGTAACTgttgtgtaaaaataacaaaagcacAGCACATAGATGCAAAATGCATGTAGGCTAATACCAAGAGAGAGAGGCTGCTGATTCTGTGGATCAATCTGAAGATGTTGgcatcagaatcagaatctgtttattagCCAAGTATCCAAGAATACCAGAATGTGTCTTGGCGTTTGCTCCCACAAAcgcaacacagaagaataaaaatataacaagagTGAggtaataatgaaataaactatatataatactatatataaaaaatctATTCACGGAATGGAATAGTAAttgttttgaaatgggatataaaacttgaaatgaaattgactgtacaaaggaaatatggactcACTACAGACCAAgcaatgaagtgtatgaaatatatgaagttGACAAATGCAAAacttaaatgtgacatgtgcaatAGATTATAAAATTATGTAATggtggaggttgaatgcaatgtacaatgttaagtccagtttgatgaaatacatgaaagtgcaagtgcagggattaaacgagggatgtgaaatgtaaagtccagtttgattaCAGTAAGTACATCATAcctaaatatgaataataaaattaCATATGTGTAGCATTTTTCTTGCTAACCACTTTAGTAACTGTTGTgtaaaaatgaccaaatgttATTTggaccaaaaacaaaagcacaataCAAAGATGCAAaatacatgtaggccttctattcttaaaaaaaaaaaaaaagtgattaaaaaactGCAAAACCATTAACCAGTAGAGGCCTATTTCACTCACAAGCAGGTTATGTAAACTAGGTGCACAATGAATAACTTGTCTCAGAGTCTCTAAGGTCTGGGAGTAACCTTTTCAAGTGCAGTCCACACCCTTAAGACAAAGTTTCAACACATATGTAAACAATGAAGTCAGGAGAAATCTTACCCTCAGTGTCATCCGGTTAAACCCTTACAGTGAATGTTAGTGGAACAGAAAAAGGCAAGAGACAACAGACAGTTAATAGACGTATCCGTCTGGTATGATCATAGAGTTTCACGGTGCACTCTGGTGACTGGTTGTAAGTCTGAAAATGCTATGCACAATACAGTGTAGTGAAGCTGATTGTAGTGCTACTTATCAGCACAGGTTGTTAATATGCATATTGCTGATGTGACACAAAGAGGTCACTTTTAAATGCACTCACCCAGTCAGCATTTTTCCCTTTTACAGCAAGTTAAATTATACAAGATGGAAACATGAGACTGGGAGTCAGGGTCAGTGACTGAGCGATCATatgatgttctttttttgttttcacaatgTATTTTAGGTGAAATGTTTAGAGGATTCAGTATAGTGGTTCAATTAAGAGGTGTTCACCAACTGTACTGACATCAGTGAATGGATGACTGGGTTTCACATTGCGTAGGTTAGATAAATGTGACTCTTGTGGGAGTTTGAGATATTACACTGAAACAAGTCCCTTTCATTCACAATCCAGCAAAACGGAAGGTGGTAAAGTCTGCAGATTTGGATTTTGTTGAAGATGATTTTGACAGATTTTGACATGACTTGCTCATGTACTGCAGTGACATGTAGTGACTGCATGTGATGCCTGAAAGTTCAATATCAATGTGTGGTGAATATGGAGTAAAACTCAATCAATTCATTCATAGTGGTATTAAGCCTTGTGGAAAAGACTTCCTTAAAATAAAACGGTTGGTCATCCCCTGATCTACTTACTACACATCATAATGAGTGTCACCCAGAGAAAGCTTTTCATCAATACAGCAGCTCAGGTATGAGACATCCTCACTGGTAGTGAAGGAGCCTGAATTGTCCAGTGTAGTTTAATGCTTTTGAAGTGTGTATGGTGATTTGGACTATGCATTCGCACCAACTGGCATTATTTATCTTCTCTTTTAGGCTATGTTGTTGCAATTAGTCCTGAACTTAGGTTGCAACATTGGCATGTTGTACTGAACATTATGTGAAATATTTGG is drawn from Thunnus albacares chromosome 2, fThuAlb1.1, whole genome shotgun sequence and contains these coding sequences:
- the ap3m2 gene encoding AP-3 complex subunit mu-2 — protein: MIHSLFLVNASGDIFLEKHWKSVVSRSVCDYFFEAQERATEPENVPPVIPTPHHYLISVLRHRIYFVAVIQSEVPPLFVIEFLHRVVDTFQDYFGVCTEAAIKDNVVVVYELLEEMLDNGFPLATESNILKELIKPPTILRTMVNTITGSTNVGEQLPTGQLSVVPWRRTGVKYTNNEAYFDVVEEIDAIIDKSGSTITAEIQGVIDACVKLTGMPDLTLSFMNPRLLDDVSFHPCVRFKRWEAERILSFIPPDGNFRLLSYHVSSQNLVAIPVYVKHNITFREGSSQGRFDLTLGPKQTMGKAVESVLVSSQLPRGVLNANLNPSQGTYTFDPVTKLLSWDVGKINPQKLPSLKGTMSLQAGASKPDENPTINIQFKIQQMAISGLKVNRLDMYGEKYKPFKGIKYMTKAGKFQVRT